TGCTTGGTATTTCCTTGATGGAAGATATCGCGTTGATGTGCAGAAAAATAACGTAAATGCTGTGATTTCAGGCAGCTGGGTTTTGACATCGAGCAGCCGGCGCTATAACTTGAGCACAACTTTATCTGCCGATGATTGATGGGTATGTACAAAGCTTTTTATGGGTTGCAGGACAACCCTTTTTCCATTGTTCCTAATCCCCATTATCTGTTTCTCAGTGACAGGCACAGGGAAGCACTGGCACATCTGACTTATGGTTTAAAAGAGACCGGGGGATTTGTGTTGTTAACCGGTGAAGTGGGTACCGGTAAAACAACCATCAGCCGAGCGTTACTGGGAAGTATGTCCCAGAACACCAATACGCCTTTTATTCTTAATCCATCCCTCAGCGCCATTGAATTGATGGCCGCGATGTGTGATCAGCTAAAAATTCCCTATAGCAAAGACAGTTCACTTAAACAGTTTAATGATTTATTGACCCAGTATTTGATCAGTAGCCATCAACTGGGTCGGCGCACAGTGTTGATTATTGATGAAGCTCAGCACCTAAAGCCTGAAGTGTTGGAGCAGTTACGGCTGCTGACTAATCTAGAAACTGATACTGAAAAATTGCTGCAGATTATTCTGATTGGTCAGCCAGAGTTGCAGGAATTATTAAAGCAGCAAGAGCTGCGGCAGTTAGCTCAGCGGATTACCGCCCGTTATCACCTGTTGCCATTAAATGGTGATGAGGTGGGGTTGTATGTTGAGCATCGACTGCAAGTTGCCGGTCGCAGCGATCCTTTATTTACCACAAAAGCGATCGCACAGTTACAACAAATGTCCGGTGGGATCCCACGGGTGATAAACCTGATTTGTGAGCGTGCTTTGATGGCAGGCTATGCCCATAGCCGAGTGCCTATCGATCAGCAGATGGTGCAGGAGGCTGCAATTGAGGTATTAGGCTTGACGCCACCTCGAGGGCGGCACTGGTGGCCGCTAGCTGGCGTCGGAGGTTTGGCTTTTGTGCTGGCGTTTACGCTGGTGTGGCAATTGTTGCCTCATCCCAGCGCAACATCTGTGGCGGAAGTTGCACCGCATCAAGCTCCGAGTAATGCTCAAGTCTCGGCTGAACGCGGCATTGTCTCTGGTGCAGGAGCGCACAGTGTCGGGCACGAAACGGCATTATATTTACCCCATGAGAATGTGGCTAGGCGACAGTTGGAACAGGCTATGGCAACGGCTCAGCCACTGGACACTGCCTTTAATATTTTATTGGGCCTGTGGCACAAGTCTCCCTATGAGGGCATGACGCCGTGTCAGTCAGCGAAGGCACAGGGGTTAGCTTGCTATCAGCAGCAGGGGAATTGGCAAAGTATTATACGTTTGAATTACCCCGCGGTAGTGTATCTGGAGGGGCAGGGTGGCCGAGATGTGTATGCGGCATTAGTGGCGCTTAAGCATGATCGTGCGCTATTGCAATTTGGTGAGCAGCAGTTTTGGGTAAGCCGAGATTGGTTTGAACAGCATTTTAGCGGTGTATTTGAAATTCTCTGGCAGCCAGAGCCTGGCAATGATAGGCCGATTGGTCCTGAGTCTGCGCCAGCGCGGGTGCAGTGGCTGGAAGACGCCTTGGCACGGGTAGATAATAATGAGCCACGTCGAGTGAGTGGGTTTGACTCTCAATTGTCGCAGCGGTTAATGGCATTTCAGCGTCAGCACGGGTTGAGTCATGACGGCATTGCGGGCAAACAAACATTGCAGCAATTGGCGCTGTATTTTAGTGAGCAAGGCCCGAGGTTAACCGCGGCGGAGTATTTTTAATGTCGATTTTATTGGATGCGCTCAGCCGTAAAACACAAAGTCAGGATAAGTTGGCCGGGCAAGGTTATGCTGAGACACCAAAACGCATGGTGACAGGTCTGGATGAAGGCCGCCGTTATACCGGGTTACGGCTTGGCGCAGCCCTTGGTATGGGGGCTTTATTGGGTGCATTGGCGGCTTGGGGTATCACAGTGTGGTTTTCTGCAACGACACCACCTATTGCGGAGCGTGATGCATTTCTGGCAAATAACGTCTCGGTCTTACCGTCACAAAAACATGATGTTAAGCAAGAAAGTGCGTTTTCTCCTGATGAGATTATGTTGGCAGGTAAAGTGGCGCTGCCCGTGGCGCAACCCCGGCCGGTGATGACGTCAGAGAAGCACCGTCAGTCAGGTAATGAGCACATAACAGATAATGCCAGTCACGGAATGGATTTAGCCATTGTGCATCAGGATAAACAGGTGTCAGACGGGGAGAAAACACATCAGGCCTCAGAGCCTTTAGTGTTGGGAGCGACCAGTGATTTATCTGCCGCTCAGTTAGATACCCTGGCTAAAGCGCGAGGCACGGCTGTTGAAGGTATGCCAGTGCTGGGGGCGGATAAGCCTAAACATCAGGATCAGCGGGCATTGGTGGCTGAATTTCAAAAAGCACTGAAAGAAGTGGAATATCAGCACGCTTTGGATCAACCGGTGAGCCCTGATGGCATGGAGCCGGTTGTGATGCCCAAAGCAGATGGATTGCCGAAACTGACTCAGCTACCGCCGGTACTGCGCCGACAGGTGCCGAAGTTTACTATTATTGCTCATGTCTATGCCAGCTCACCGAAAAACCGCTGGTTGAATGTTGATGGGCAGGAAGTGCAGCAGGGCGATACCATTGCCGGTAAATTGAAAATTGTGGAGATTCGCCCCCGGGATGTGGTGCTCGCCATGGACAATACCCGGTTTACGGTTCCAGCGATTTAGTGCTTACTGGTGGCATATAGCGAGTAATCGCTGAATTGTTACAGTGCATAAAAAGAATGCATAAAAAAGGACGCCTCTAGGCGTCCTTTTTGTGTCTTGCGACAGGCAAATCGGTTGAGATTAGGCTTCAGCTGCCATGCGGGCCAGTACGCGGTCAGCGGCATCCAATGTGGCCTGCAGCTCAGCATCCCCGTGAGCCATAGACAGGAAACCTGCCTCATAGGCACTTGGTGCCAGGTAAATACCTTCATCCAGCATGCCGTGATAGAAGGCGCGGAAGTGTTCCATGTTGCACTGGGTAACCTGTTCAAAACGGGTAACTTGTGGCGCATCGGTAAAGAAGTAACCGAACATCCCACCAACATAGTTAACGGCCATTGGAATGCCATGCTTATCTGCTGCGGCTTTAAAGCCTTCGGCGATGCGGCGGGTTTTGTCTGCCAGTGCGTCGTACAGGCCGGGCTCACACAATGCTTCCATTTGTGCCAGACCTGCTGACATGGCAATTGGGTTACCAGACAGGGTACCGGCTTGATAAACCGGGCCGGTCGGGGCGATATATTGCATGATATCTTTACGGCCGCCAAATGCACCAACTGGCATTCCGCCGCCAATCACCTTACCTAACGTGGTCAGATCCGGGGTCACGCCGTAGTAGCCTTGGGCACCGCTTTGGGAAACGCGGAAACCTGTCATGACTTCATCAATGATCATCAAGGCGCCATATTGATCACACAGTGCGCGCAGTCCCTCAAGGAAACCAGGAACAGGTGGAATACAGTTCATGTTGCCAGCAACAGGCTCAAGAATGATACAGGCAATCTCTTCTGGATACTGTTCAAACATGGCTTTGACTGAGTCCAGATCGTTATACACTGCAGTCAGAGTGTGTTTAGCAAAGTCTTCAGGAATACCTGGTGAGCTTGGCTGACCAAGGGTCAGAGCGCCAGAACCGGCTTTCACCAACAGACAGTCAGCGTGGCCATGGTAGCAGCCTTCAAACTTCATGATTTTGTCACGATGAGTGAAGCCGCGAGCCAGACGAATCGCACTCATGGTCGCTTCTGTGCCAGAGCTGACCATACGAACCTGCTCAATAGATGGCACCATGGCAATGACTTTTTCAGCCATTTTCACTTCCAGCTCGGTTGGCGCGCCGAAAGACAGGCCGTTCTGAGCAGCGTCCAATACTGCCTGA
This region of Shewanella sp. NFH-SH190041 genomic DNA includes:
- a CDS encoding ExeA family protein — translated: MYKAFYGLQDNPFSIVPNPHYLFLSDRHREALAHLTYGLKETGGFVLLTGEVGTGKTTISRALLGSMSQNTNTPFILNPSLSAIELMAAMCDQLKIPYSKDSSLKQFNDLLTQYLISSHQLGRRTVLIIDEAQHLKPEVLEQLRLLTNLETDTEKLLQIILIGQPELQELLKQQELRQLAQRITARYHLLPLNGDEVGLYVEHRLQVAGRSDPLFTTKAIAQLQQMSGGIPRVINLICERALMAGYAHSRVPIDQQMVQEAAIEVLGLTPPRGRHWWPLAGVGGLAFVLAFTLVWQLLPHPSATSVAEVAPHQAPSNAQVSAERGIVSGAGAHSVGHETALYLPHENVARRQLEQAMATAQPLDTAFNILLGLWHKSPYEGMTPCQSAKAQGLACYQQQGNWQSIIRLNYPAVVYLEGQGGRDVYAALVALKHDRALLQFGEQQFWVSRDWFEQHFSGVFEILWQPEPGNDRPIGPESAPARVQWLEDALARVDNNEPRRVSGFDSQLSQRLMAFQRQHGLSHDGIAGKQTLQQLALYFSEQGPRLTAAEYF
- a CDS encoding general secretion pathway protein GspB, encoding MSILLDALSRKTQSQDKLAGQGYAETPKRMVTGLDEGRRYTGLRLGAALGMGALLGALAAWGITVWFSATTPPIAERDAFLANNVSVLPSQKHDVKQESAFSPDEIMLAGKVALPVAQPRPVMTSEKHRQSGNEHITDNASHGMDLAIVHQDKQVSDGEKTHQASEPLVLGATSDLSAAQLDTLAKARGTAVEGMPVLGADKPKHQDQRALVAEFQKALKEVEYQHALDQPVSPDGMEPVVMPKADGLPKLTQLPPVLRRQVPKFTIIAHVYASSPKNRWLNVDGQEVQQGDTIAGKLKIVEIRPRDVVLAMDNTRFTVPAI
- the hemL gene encoding glutamate-1-semialdehyde 2,1-aminomutase; amino-acid sequence: MTRSEALFEQAKKTIPGGVNSPVRAFNGVGGSPRFIEKADGAYIFDADGQKYIDYVGSWGPMILGHNHPKIRQAVLDAAQNGLSFGAPTELEVKMAEKVIAMVPSIEQVRMVSSGTEATMSAIRLARGFTHRDKIMKFEGCYHGHADCLLVKAGSGALTLGQPSSPGIPEDFAKHTLTAVYNDLDSVKAMFEQYPEEIACIILEPVAGNMNCIPPVPGFLEGLRALCDQYGALMIIDEVMTGFRVSQSGAQGYYGVTPDLTTLGKVIGGGMPVGAFGGRKDIMQYIAPTGPVYQAGTLSGNPIAMSAGLAQMEALCEPGLYDALADKTRRIAEGFKAAADKHGIPMAVNYVGGMFGYFFTDAPQVTRFEQVTQCNMEHFRAFYHGMLDEGIYLAPSAYEAGFLSMAHGDAELQATLDAADRVLARMAAEA